The following are encoded in a window of Cydia amplana chromosome 20, ilCydAmpl1.1, whole genome shotgun sequence genomic DNA:
- the LOC134657540 gene encoding wolframin → MPPGRKRWYIHDGPQGSLRRLRNQLAEDGCAESQVVLAKQLLEEKCELEADKVSNFKQALEWLICATEQAHPEARRMLRRCIRSGVIEEDSAAIVRAKSCLAASRQETVARKAARDLFASLSNGEEYITTAQLERRIREICNTTLQKDDSADDDSPEEDPALDGGHALEPSQHGDGDVPNGTIRTHPITDEDYEDPCNNAVIRNLTVDNLVTAAVDYCQGELPLVSYELTLTDPSVKSLDHVPLLQQAFLHPIVFIQVLYLKLLYYFGSFTFRLSNIELSLVLIAYLSVSTDSLYHLVPLVLYYISFVAMVICTFKMLHAKRQFIDFRKWSGLFLRYSDGNLQPDESENLFVRNNLGPFLQFFFALFINLFLYPFIATQWVPFSEFCVLSFTLMFLSLLSFGTNGSPYPDLLALLSFGINVLAKYPYEKDTVVHQGWRFLDLHISNYPFYILGNSIEFCLNARMFFSLLIPVILFFMAKRSNWQGFFKYTLPHCVTLSWLQMFIMCSHGCTTYGLIRGTLGLVCSFLFLPLIGVITLTLPIFACMQYITISRMFYAASIVVGFLVSLVVTCLLAKMETTKKFVTPFQLLFGIITLIYFGNQFSNIQDDGLPGLVEMLGDKAAIKNLLKNDFEYVDSAYHVNWEDYYTQCNSPSWLESNMAATQLKCSVLDGAHVNWDGYVKEVRLKSVTNRWDDFASWLPAFLQELFRCYYGEEYTTLCQSEGSVKECLFVRNAARHSGKMCHLNRFNEYTYDITVLMETTGLLARQAEINLIYDHHFTNFTRLLHSNERIRFRGVLSNLDFNIGSKNLKVLGYELKCLDCKDARGSISSKTPSMSKFSELFKTITNDCIVSSKNVLNFLFNPIVVFK, encoded by the exons ATGCCACCGGGTCGTAAACGTTGGTATATTCATG ATGGTCCACAAGGGTCCCTCAGAAGGCTCCGGAACCAGCTGGCCGAGGACGGCTGTGCCGAGTCACAAGTAGTTCTCGCTAAACAACTGTTGGAGGAAAAATGTG AACTTGAAGCTGATAAGGTGTCAAATTTCAAGCAGGCCCTAGAATGGCTGATCTGTGCCACGGAACAGGCGCACCCTGAGGCCAGGAGGATGTTGCGCAG GTGCATCCGCAGCGGTGTGATAGAGGAGGACAGCGCAGCGATAGTCCGCGCTAAGTCTTGCCTCGCCGCGAGCCGACAGGAGACCGTAGCTAGGAAAGCTGCCAGAGACCTGTTTGCGAG TTTATCAAACGGCGAGGAGTACATAACGACAGCGCAACTAGAGAGACGCATCCGAGAGATCTGCAACACCACGCTGCAAAAGGATGACAGTGCTGACGATGACTCGCCAG AAGAAGACCCCGCGTTAGACGGAGGACACGCCTTAGAACCTTCACAACACGGGGACGGAGACGTTCCCAACGGAACCATCAGGACGCACCCTATTACTGACGAAG ATTACGAAGACCCCTGCAATAACGCAGTAATCCGCAACTTGACAGTTGACAACCTCGTCACCGCCGCCGTTGACTACTGTCAAGGCGAACTTCCACTCGTCAGCTACGAACTCACTTTGACAGACCCTAGTGTCAAATCACTAGATCATGTTCCCCTCTTACAACAAGCATTCCTCCATCCCATAGTCTTCATACAAGTTTTATACTtgaaattattatattacttcGGTTCATTTACATTTAGACTATCcaatattgaattatctttaGTCTTAATAGCCTATCTATCAGTTAGCACCGATAGTTTATACCATTTGGTACCACTGGtcctatattatattagtttCGTGGCGATGGTAATATGTACATTCAAAATGTTACACGCCAAAAGACAGTTTATCGATTTTCGAAAATGGTCCGGACTATTTTTGAGATACAGCGATGGGAATCTGCAACCGGACGAATCTGAGAATCTGTTTGTTAGAAATAATCTGGGACCGTTTCTGCAGTTTTTCTTCgcgttatttattaatttgttccTATATCCTTTTATAGCTACTCAATGGGTACCTTTTTCTGAATTCTGCGTGTTATCATTCACTCTAATGTTTCTGTCTTTACTATCTTTCGGTACAAACGGTAGTCCTTACCCAGATCTCTTAGCATTACTGTCTTTTGGTATAAATGTGTTGGCTAAATATCCATATGAAAAAGATACTGTGGTTCATCAGGGTTGGCGCTTTTTGGATCTCCATATTTCCAATTATCCATTCTATATCCTTGGTAATAGCATTGAATTTTGCTTGAACGCTCGAATGTTCTTTTCTCTACTCATCCCTGTTATATTATTCTTTATGGCTAAACGGAGTAATTGGCAAGGTTTTTTCAAATATACATTACCACATTGCGTGACCTTGAGTTGGTTGCAGATGTTTATAATGTGTTCCCATGGTTGTACCACGTATGGTCTTATCCGGGGTACGTTAGGGCTCGTATGTTCATTCTTGTTTTTACCTTTGATTGGGGTAATTACGTTAACTTTGCCTATATTTGCGTGTATGCAGTATATAACGATATCCAGAATGTTCTATGCGGCGTCGATAGTGGTTGGGTTCCTTGTTAGTTTGGTTGTGACCTGTTTGTTGGCAAAAATGGAGACTACGAAAAAGTTCGTCACGCCATTTcag CTCCTTTTCGGGATCATCACCCTAATATACTTCGGCAACCAGTTCTCGAATATCCAAGACGACGGGTTACCCGGCCTAGTAGAAATGCTGGGCGATAAGGCTGCCATAAAGAATCTTTTGAAAAACGACTTTGAATACGTAGATAGTGCATACCATGTGAACTGGGAGGACTATTATACGCAAT GTAATTCACCGTCCTGGCTAGAATCCAACATGGCGGCCACACAGTTGAAGTGTTCCGTGTTAGACGGAGCCCACGTCAACTGGGATGGCTATGTTAAAGAGGTTCGGTTGAAATCCGTCACCAACCGGTGGGACGACTTCGCTTCGTGGTTGCCGGCGTTCTTACAAGAGTTATTCAG ATGTTACTACGGCGAAGAATATACAACTCTATGCCAGAGCGAGGGCTCCGTGAAGGAATGCCTGTTCGTGCGCAACGCGGCGCGGCACAGCGGGAAGATGTGCCACCTGAACAGGTTCAACGA ATACACATACGATATAACAGTCCTAATGGAAACCACCGGCCTACTAGCGCGCCAAGCGGAAATTAACCTCATTTACGACCACCATTTCACCAACTTCACCCGTCTCCTTCACTCCAACGAGCGCATCCGGTTCCGGGGCGTCCTCTCCAATCTAGACTTCAACATAGGCTCTAAAAACCTTAAAGTCCTAGGCTACGAACTCAAATGCCTAGACTGCAAGGACGCTAGAGGTAGTATTAGCTCTAAAACGCCATCTATGAGTAAGTTCTCGGAACTATTTAAGACTATTACGAACGATTGTATCGTGTCGagtaaaaatgtgttgaatttctTGTTTAATCCTATCGTTGTGTTTAAATAG
- the LOC134657379 gene encoding protein SHQ1 homolog: MLTPRFKLTQDDNHVYITVHAPYTNIGDTEIDVDGENFLFVSSPYFLRLRLPGKIIENDHSKGSYTCDSGDFLLTFDKENPGENFENLDMITSLLAPKDIPDLNPDLVEVLEEDGITIDDSVDNDNGNNYSYGFADKITTEFHEIGSEFPQIFELKNPETVPKDERNGLRVEYEDSKFSSDHYLADFFDEELIGPYLTGKLYWNNPDFDKDADFNEQEVGILKELPNKHYLFNKNEHRQVLLGLVDILYGYCYDKRTTMNDSNVESSWTINKLSSTLSWFCSFNETKQVLIACYRRALIFPIFRNFELCNKVKNDLASLFRKGKKIIIKCMIEIHQMFNNSNDARYILNQLYIKDYLVFLQKCRSEEFTELFNNIANVEIMKRDLDLELEELEAAAHMVQQDEIEVLENEMAIRMASMSLLGLNKNNESYDDESDDDSDSSSSSDSSSTESSEDPSDLDSDDDPS; this comes from the coding sequence ATGTTGACTCCACGGTTCAAATTAACGCAAGATGACAACCACGTGTATATCACCGTGCATGCACCATATACAAACATTGGAGACACGGAAATCGACGTAGACGGTGAGAATTTTCTATTCGTATCCAGCCCTTACTTCTTGCGCCTTCGTCTCCCTGGCAAGATTATTGAAAATGACCACTCTAAAGGTTCGTACACTTGCGATTCGGGAGATTTTCTCCTTACGTTTGACAAAGAAAATCCAGGTGAAAACTTCGAGAATTTAGACATGATTACTAGTCTACTCGCTCCAAAAGACATTCCTGACCTTAATCCCGATTTAGTGGAAGTTCTTGAGGAGGATGGCATCACAATTGATGACAGTGTTGATAATGATAATGGCAACAATTACTCGTACGGGTTTGCAGATAAAATAACCACAGAATTTCATGAAATTGGTAGTGAGTTCCCTCAAATATTTGAGCTTAAAAACCCTGAAACTGTGCCTAAAGATGAGCGAAATGGTTTAAGAGTAGAATATGAAGATAGTAAATTTTCATCGGATCATTATTTAGCTGATTTCTTTGACGAGGAACTGATTGGTCCGTATTTAACAGGAAAATTGTATTGGAATAATCCAGATTTCGATAAAGATGCAGACTTCAATGAACAAGAAGTAGGTATTCTTAAGGAATTGCCAAATAAACACTATCTGTTTAATAAAAACGAGCACAGACAAGTTTTGCTTGGACTAGTTGACATTTTGTACGGATATTGTTACGACAAAAGGACAACTATGAATGACAGTAACGTTGAGTCAAGCTGGACTATAAACAAGCTATCATCAACGTTAAGCTGGTTTTGCTCatttaacgaaacaaagcaagtGTTAATAGCTTGCTACAGAAGGGCACTGATATTCCCAATTTTCAGAAACTTTGAACtttgcaataaagttaaaaaCGACCTTGCGTCACTCTTCCGAAAGGgtaagaaaattataattaaatgtatGATTGAAATACACCAAATGTTTAACAACAGTAATGATGCCCGTTACATATTGAACCAACTTTATATAAAGGATTATTTAGTGTTTCTACAAAAATGCAGGAGTGAGGAATTTACAGAGTTATTTAATAACATAGCTAATGTTGAAATCATGAAACGTGACTTAGACCTGGAGCTTGAAGAGTTAGAGGCAGCAGCACACATGGTCCAGCAGGATGAGATAGAAGTATTGGAGAATGAGATGGCAATACGCATGGCCTCTATGTCATTACTAGGCTTGAACAAAAACAATGaaagttatgatgatgaaaGTGATGACGACAgtgactcatcatcatcatctgacTCTAGCAGCACTGAGTCCTCCGAGGATCCGTCAGATCTGGATTCTGATGATGATCCGTCCTGA